A part of Salmo salar chromosome ssa18, Ssal_v3.1, whole genome shotgun sequence genomic DNA contains:
- the LOC106576888 gene encoding gamma-crystallin S-1-like isoform X2 has protein sequence MMGKIIFYEGRNFEGRHYECSGDCADMHSHFSRCNSIRVDSGCWVAYEKSNYSGYQYMLTRGKYPDHHRWSGFNDCIRSCRIIPAYNGNYRMKIFERSDFGGKMMELSDDCPNLQDRFHLRDISSCNVMEGYWILHEHPNYRGRQYFLRPGEYNKHSDWGSMSSTSGSVRRVIELKQTNQ, from the exons ATGATGGGTAAG ATCATCTTTTACGAGGGCAGGAATTTTGAGGGACGCCACTATGAGTGCAGTGGTGACTGCGCTGACATGCACTCCCACTTCTCCCGTTGTAACTCCATCCGGGTGGACAGTGGGTGCTGGGTGGCCTATGAGAAGTCTAACTATTCTGGGTACCAGTATATGCTGACAAGAGGGAAGTACCCCGACCACCACCGCTGGTCCGGCTTCAACGACTGCATCCGCTCCTGTCGCATCATCCCTGCT TATAATGGAAACTACAGGATGAAGATCTTTGAGAGATCAGACTTTGGGGGCAAGATGATGGAGTTGAGCGATGACTGTCCCAACCTGCAGGACCGCTTCCACCTGAGAGACATCTCATCCTGCAATGTCATGGAGGGCTACTGGATCCTTCATGAGCACCCCAACTACAGGGGTCGTCAGTACTTCCTACGCCCTGGCGAGTACAACAAGCACAGCGATTGGGGCAGCATGAGCTCCACCAGTGGCTCAGTGCGTCGCGTCATAGAGCTGAAGCAAACCAACCAATAA
- the LOC106576888 gene encoding gamma-crystallin S-1-like isoform X1 yields the protein MMGKRLSVQIIFYEGRNFEGRHYECSGDCADMHSHFSRCNSIRVDSGCWVAYEKSNYSGYQYMLTRGKYPDHHRWSGFNDCIRSCRIIPAYNGNYRMKIFERSDFGGKMMELSDDCPNLQDRFHLRDISSCNVMEGYWILHEHPNYRGRQYFLRPGEYNKHSDWGSMSSTSGSVRRVIELKQTNQ from the exons ATGATGGGTAAG AGGCTCTCTGTTCAGATCATCTTTTACGAGGGCAGGAATTTTGAGGGACGCCACTATGAGTGCAGTGGTGACTGCGCTGACATGCACTCCCACTTCTCCCGTTGTAACTCCATCCGGGTGGACAGTGGGTGCTGGGTGGCCTATGAGAAGTCTAACTATTCTGGGTACCAGTATATGCTGACAAGAGGGAAGTACCCCGACCACCACCGCTGGTCCGGCTTCAACGACTGCATCCGCTCCTGTCGCATCATCCCTGCT TATAATGGAAACTACAGGATGAAGATCTTTGAGAGATCAGACTTTGGGGGCAAGATGATGGAGTTGAGCGATGACTGTCCCAACCTGCAGGACCGCTTCCACCTGAGAGACATCTCATCCTGCAATGTCATGGAGGGCTACTGGATCCTTCATGAGCACCCCAACTACAGGGGTCGTCAGTACTTCCTACGCCCTGGCGAGTACAACAAGCACAGCGATTGGGGCAGCATGAGCTCCACCAGTGGCTCAGTGCGTCGCGTCATAGAGCTGAAGCAAACCAACCAATAA
- the LOC106576888 gene encoding gamma-crystallin M2-like isoform X3, with amino-acid sequence MHSHFSRCNSIRVDSGCWVAYEKSNYSGYQYMLTRGKYPDHHRWSGFNDCIRSCRIIPAYNGNYRMKIFERSDFGGKMMELSDDCPNLQDRFHLRDISSCNVMEGYWILHEHPNYRGRQYFLRPGEYNKHSDWGSMSSTSGSVRRVIELKQTNQ; translated from the exons ATGCACTCCCACTTCTCCCGTTGTAACTCCATCCGGGTGGACAGTGGGTGCTGGGTGGCCTATGAGAAGTCTAACTATTCTGGGTACCAGTATATGCTGACAAGAGGGAAGTACCCCGACCACCACCGCTGGTCCGGCTTCAACGACTGCATCCGCTCCTGTCGCATCATCCCTGCT TATAATGGAAACTACAGGATGAAGATCTTTGAGAGATCAGACTTTGGGGGCAAGATGATGGAGTTGAGCGATGACTGTCCCAACCTGCAGGACCGCTTCCACCTGAGAGACATCTCATCCTGCAATGTCATGGAGGGCTACTGGATCCTTCATGAGCACCCCAACTACAGGGGTCGTCAGTACTTCCTACGCCCTGGCGAGTACAACAAGCACAGCGATTGGGGCAGCATGAGCTCCACCAGTGGCTCAGTGCGTCGCGTCATAGAGCTGAAGCAAACCAACCAATAA